One genomic segment of Myxococcales bacterium includes these proteins:
- a CDS encoding glycosyltransferase family 39 protein: MNTPSTHDSNSTTSEPGRWHIPALICLSTFWESLFILKGSNLLDEGWALYAGMQLGMGRHLYDEISWVFPPGHALPAWLGHALDPQGVVVPRLIYAAFTVALCVSLYLLGRKIMPARFAFLGAALLAVAAPRSHMMHLLYGYRYMVFAVAVLLAYSIRLETGRRSWIFIAGILAGVALYFRVTPAFAVSVGLGIAVLTQDGGWRSWLQDWLLYAAGLILVIAPVLGYFATTVGIERVFQEVILHPMAMLQPLAVPELAIPDWSSRTAIAEAWRVLSLRLYLLLYLGFAVSLVMSFTRARRRGQTFESTLLVAIVIWGSVFFLRSFGRADEAHMDTTLPPICLMIALFVSHSFDKLRHRFTTPRSAELAAPIAVGLVFVIWVLLLASDRYPLPHRFESTGLPRRVTSGVELIEKHTRPGDIILDLSTAPMFHALTGRPGPGRSDIIMPGTFMHESDQVEFLMRLEAEPPAAVLWPVRHFDDMVSRSARAVAPDVVAWVQTRYRPVKKTNKFQLWLPRQMR, encoded by the coding sequence CATGCAACTTGGAATGGGCCGGCATCTCTACGACGAAATCTCTTGGGTCTTCCCCCCCGGCCACGCACTTCCGGCCTGGCTGGGTCACGCGCTGGATCCACAAGGGGTGGTGGTTCCTCGACTCATCTATGCCGCGTTTACGGTGGCACTGTGCGTTTCGCTCTATTTGCTCGGCCGCAAGATCATGCCCGCGAGGTTCGCGTTTCTGGGCGCTGCCCTGCTCGCCGTCGCTGCACCGCGTTCACACATGATGCATTTGCTCTACGGCTATCGCTACATGGTATTCGCGGTAGCAGTCCTGCTCGCCTATTCGATTCGTCTCGAAACAGGCCGCCGGTCGTGGATCTTCATCGCCGGAATCCTGGCCGGGGTGGCTCTCTACTTTCGAGTGACTCCGGCATTCGCGGTGAGCGTTGGGCTCGGAATCGCGGTGTTGACCCAGGACGGTGGATGGCGAAGTTGGCTACAGGACTGGCTTCTCTACGCAGCAGGCTTGATCCTCGTGATCGCTCCGGTACTGGGCTACTTCGCCACGACGGTTGGCATCGAACGCGTCTTTCAAGAAGTCATCCTTCATCCCATGGCGATGCTCCAACCGCTAGCGGTTCCCGAGTTGGCCATTCCCGACTGGTCGAGCCGCACCGCAATCGCCGAGGCCTGGCGGGTGCTCTCACTCCGCCTCTACCTGCTTCTTTATTTGGGCTTTGCCGTGTCGCTGGTCATGTCCTTCACCCGCGCTCGCCGTCGCGGGCAAACTTTCGAGTCGACCCTGCTGGTCGCCATCGTAATTTGGGGCAGCGTATTCTTCCTTCGCTCATTCGGCCGCGCCGACGAAGCCCATATGGACACGACCCTGCCCCCGATCTGCCTGATGATCGCACTCTTTGTCAGCCACTCCTTCGACAAGCTCAGGCACCGGTTCACTACACCCCGCAGCGCAGAGCTCGCTGCACCGATCGCAGTCGGGTTGGTGTTCGTGATCTGGGTGCTGCTACTGGCGAGCGATCGCTATCCCCTGCCCCACCGGTTTGAGAGCACCGGTCTTCCGCGCAGAGTGACATCGGGTGTCGAGTTGATCGAGAAGCACACCCGGCCTGGCGATATCATTCTGGATCTCTCGACCGCGCCCATGTTTCACGCGCTCACGGGTAGACCGGGGCCCGGTCGATCTGACATCATCATGCCGGGAACATTCATGCACGAATCGGATCAGGTAGAATTTTTGATGCGGCTCGAAGCAGAACCGCCGGCGGCGGTGCTATGGCCGGTGCGACACTTCGACGACATGGTGAGTCGATCCGCCAGAGCCGTCGCACCCGATGTCGTCGCCTGGGTTCAAACGCGATACCGACCCGTCAAGAAGACCAACAAATTCCAGCTCTGGCTCCCGCGGCAAATGCGATGA